CGCGTCTAAACCGCTCATGAATAATGCCAGGTCTGACAATTGTCAGCCTGGCATTTTTTCGTGCGTTCAATCGGAACTTTCGATGACGATCAAGTCTCCCTTTGTAAATGAGACCGTTCCATCGCCTGCTAATTCATTGCTGGTGAAGCGTGTCGAACCGAACGAAATCCGCTCATCTTTCACTGGATATTTAAATCCTTTTATCGTAAAACCGCTCACTTCTTCTGAAAATGGATAAAAGGATATATAGGTGAAGTCATTATCCGCCTTCATTTGATATGTACCGGGTTTCATGAAACGAATGCGATTCTGCTTGTTTAACACCCTAAAGTCGACAAGCGGATAGCTTTTTTGATAAGCAAACACAATTTGCAAGGCTGCTAAATAATGGTCAAGCCTCCCGCCAGTCACCCCTGCAACGATAACAGTTTCCGGATTGTAATCCATCGCTTTTTTCAAGGCAAGTTCCGTATCCGATTCATCTTTTTCCGAAGGCGATCGCTCCAGCTCCGGAAAAGCTAAGCGAATTTTTTCATATTCGCTGTCCGTCACCGAATCAAAATCCCCCACAGCCTCCGCCGGCTCAATGCCACGCTCAAGCAGTGTCATGACGCCCGCATCCACCCCAATATGCAGTGCCCCTTCATATAAAGAAAGGTCCGGCAATTCATCTGCCGGACCTCCTGCTGTGATGACGACTATCACGAGATAACTCCTAGCCCCGCTTTTTTAATCGCCTGCAACGCTTGTGCGCGGTCTTCTTTACCGAAGATGGCAGAACCGGCCACAAAGACGTTCGCCCCTGCTTCTGCGCATGGAACAATTGTTTCTTCGTTAATGCCGCCGTCGATTTGGATCTCGACCGACAAGCCTTTGTCGTTGATCAGCTGGGATAAGGCTGCAACTTTTGGGACGACTGAATGGATGAATTTCTGTCCGCCAAAGCCAGGGTTAACGGTCATGAACAGTACCAAGTCGATATCTTCCAAAACATGCTGAATCGTTTCGATGGGTGTATGTGGATTCAAGACAACACCCGGTTTCACGCCGAACGAGCGAATCAATTGAATGGTACGGTGAAGATGCGGGCACGCTTCAACATGGACCGTAATATAATCCGCTCCAGCCTTGGCAAAATCCTCGATATACCGGTCCGCATTTTCAATCATCAAATGGACATCAAGTGGAAGCTTTGTCAACGGGCGAAGCGCATCGACTACAATGGGCCCCATCGTAATGTTTGGAACGAAATGGCCGTCCATAACATCAATATGGATCCAATCCGCCCCAGCTTTCTCGACTTCCTGTACTTCTTGACCAAGCTTGGCAAAATCTGCTGCTAAAATAGACGGTGCGATTTTAATCATGTGAATACCTCGGCTTTCGATTCATTATTTCTTCCAAAAATTTCAAATAATGCTTATAACGATACTCAGGAATATCCCCGGTTTCCACTGCTTTTTTGATGGCGCATTTCGGTTCATTTAAATGCAGGCATTCACGGAATTTACAACCTCCTGAACGTTCCTCCATTTCGGGGAAACATGCCGATAATTGCTCTTTATCCAGTTGTTCGAAATCAAAAGAACTGAACCCTGGAGTATCAGCAAGCAAGCCCCCGTTCACACTAATCAATTCGACGTGGCGCGTCGTATGCTTACCACGGTTTAAGGCTTGCGAAATGTCATCGGTCTTTAGCTTCAACGACGGCAAAATGGTATTCAGTAAAGTTGACTTGCCGACGCCCGATTGTCCGGCAAGAACACTCGTTTTGCCTTCAAGCACCGGCATTAGCCGTGCCTGCAAGCTCGGATCGTCGATAAACGATTCAATGACCTCGTAGCCGATTGTCCGGTACTCATCCGCATAACGGTCTAGCGCTGTTCGCTCTGATTCGGACATTAAATCGGTTTTTGTCAGGCAAATAACCGGTTGAATATCGAACGATTCAACCGCTACGAGAAAACGGTCTAATAGCAATGGATGAAAATCAGGCTGCTTTGCTGAAAACACTAAAATTGCCTGGTCGATATTGGCGATTGGTGGACGCACTAGTTCGTTTTTGCGTTCTTCGATATCGAGTATCGTTCCTTCTCGGTCATTATCCGCTTTATACTCGACGAAATCCCCAACAAGCGGCGTGATTTGGCGGTTGCGGAAAACACCCCGGCCACGGCATTGCACATAACGATGCCCGTCTTCATCCAATACATAATAGAATCCGCTCAAGGCTTTTCTGATCTGACCTTTCGGCATAGCACCACTCCTTATCCCATACATATAATTGTTTAATCTGCGTCCTCATAACTCACAGTCTTTTCTAAGATGATTGTGGCGTCCCGAACGATTCGGTAAGAAGCACTGCCGCCTTCAACGATTTGCATATCAAGCTGGTGATCAGTGGCTTCTGTAATGGTGAACTCCTCAACCGGCTCAACCATGCTTTGGTTCTGGTCTTCGATATAGACGCGAATCGTCTGCTCGACCGGCTCTTCACCTTCTTCTGCTGGTTCTGCCGGCTCATAAGGAATTTCAACCGTTTCGACATAGGTCTTCACCGGCAGCTCTGCACTGCCCGATGATAAGACGACTTCAATCGTACTACCGACTTCAAGCATCTCGCCACCTGCGACATTTTGCGACAGCACCAATCCCGCTTCCACAGAATCCGACTCTTCTTCACGAACGATGCGGATATTGAACCCCGATGAACGGGCATATTCATTCAACTCTGCTTCCCCGTAACCGCTTAAATCTTCTACTTCACGCAAGTCAGGTCCTTTACTGACGACAAATTCGACAGCTGTTTCACTGATAACGACTTCTGTTCCAGCTGCTGGGTTTTGGCTAAGGATGGTACCGGGCGGTTCATCGGAAAATTCCTCTCGCACATCCGGCGAGGCAAAATTTGTGCCTTCTAGCACCTGCTGTGCTTGTTCAAGCGAACTGCCGACAAAATCATCGAATTCAGCTGTTTCTTTGCCCTTGCTAATAAATAAGCTGATGCTTGATTCCAAATCACGCATTTTTCCAGCTTCGGGGATGGTACGAATAACATGATTTTCTTCAACTTCTTCTGAAAACTGCTCGGATTCTTCCGCAACGACAAAACCAGCAGCGGTCAACTCTTCATGCGCGGCTTCTCTTTCCATTTCGGAAACATCCGGAACGGCTACTTGCTTTGGCTCAAACAATCCAGGAAACGCAAAAACAGTAATCAACCCAGCCAATACCAAAAAAGCGACAATTGACAAAATAATTGGTGTTTTTTTACGTTTTTTCTTTTTAGCTGATTTTTTCGGTTCTTGTTTTTCTTCTTTGATAGGAAGCGCCATCGTCTTGGTCGCATCGGCTTGTTCGTAAGTACCCGAATCTTTGATGGCCGGCATTGCCCGGGTCTCCCCTTCATCTACAGGCACCGCAAATTTCGGTTCGCTCAGACGTTCTGGTGTCAAAGCTGTCGCAAGGTCTTGTGCCATTTCATCGGCTGATGCATAGCGATACTGCGGATTTTTGGCGGTTGCTTTCAACACGATATTTTCCAAGCTTTGCGGCAGGTCGGGAACGCTAGCCTTTAAAGAAGGCGTATCCGTCTGCAAATGCTTCAAAGCGATCGCTACAGCCGACTCCCCTGAAAACGGAAGCTTTCCTGTCAACAATTCATACATGACAATGCCCAGCGAGTAAATATCGGACTTTTTATTGGCCATGCCGCCTCTTGCCTGCTCTGGCGATAGGTAATGCACGGTGCCGAGCACGGAATTGGTCTGCGTATAGGAAGTAGCGCTCAATGCCATGGCTATACCGAAATCAGAAATTTTAACATTGCCATCTTCATCGACCAGTACATTTTGCGGCTTGATATCCCGGTGGACGATATGATTGTGATGGGCATGTGCGAGAGCCGAGGCCAATTGCGACATGATTTCCACTGCACGTTCCGGTTCGACTGGGGAATGTTTAATGATATATTCCTTCAATGTATCGCCCGGTACATATTCCATAACGAGATATGGCAAGTCATTGTCTTCCCCAACATCGAAAATACTGACGATGTTCGGGTGCCCAAGGCTTGTCGAGGACAATGCCTCACGTTTAAAGCGGCGCCGCAATTCTTCTTCATTGTTGAAGTCATAGCGCAGCACTTTAATGGCGACATCACGATCTAGGATCATATCATGTGCTAAATAGACATTGGACATGCCTCCGCTGCCGATCGCTTCAAGTACTTTATAGCGGCCATTGATTCGTTTTCCGATTAACATCGCTACACCTCCTCACCAAGCGCCGTCAACAATACGAATGAAATATTGTCTTCACCGCCGAGGTCATTGGCCAGCGCGACCATAGCTTTGCCTTTTTGAGACAAAGAAGCTTTGGAACGGACGATTGACGAAATGTCCCGTTCACTCAATTTATTGCTGAGACCATCCGTACATACCAGAAAATAAGAAATGCCGGCAAGCGAAAAATGATGCATTTCCCGTTCGATATCCGGCTCTGTCCCCAAAGAGCGCAGAATCCAGTTTTTCTTGGGATGATCCTCTGCCTGCTCTTGTGTGATTTCGCCATTATCGACCAAGACGTTGACATAGGAATGGTCACGGGTCACTTGAGCCATCGATTCTCCAATCATATAGGCACGGCTATCGCCGATATGGCATAACACGCAATCTTCTCCTTCGATTAATGCGGCAATCAAAGTGGTGCCCATGCCCTTGCATTCGCGATGGGTGATGGAATGCTCGTAAACAGCTCGGTTTACCTGCAACACTTGTTCAGACAACCAAGCTGTTTTCTCGTCTGCTGAACGAAATTGTTCAGCGTTGGCATCCATGAATCTGGCACCGAGTTCATCGACTGTCATTCGACTCGCGACATCGCCAGCATTATGGCCGCCCATGCCATCTGCGACGAGGACGAGCAACAATCCATCGGAACGTCTATGCACAGCGACGCGGTCTTCATTGATTTCTCTTTTTCTACCGGTATCGCTTTCAATTACATACTGCAACAATAGTGGACACCCCGCTTTTTAGCTTTCGGCACGTATGCCGTCGATTTTTCTAAAGCTTGCGATAAAAAATCCATCACTCCCGAAATCCTGCGGGAATACTTGGACCAGTCCTTGCCCTTTGCTTTTGAATGCTTTAGGCAAATCAGCTGGAATTTGTTCCATTTCTGGATGAGTATTCATGAATTTCTCAGCAGTTCCACGATTTTCTTCGGTATCAATGGTGCACGTACTATAAACTAGAATGCCTCCTGGCTTCAATAGTTTCACCGCTTCATCGAGCAGCGACAATTGAATCGTCTGCAATCGCTCGAAATCATCCGGTGTTTTTGTGTATTTGATATCCGGCTTGCGCTTGATGACACCAAGGCCGCTGCACGGTGCATCCACTAAAACGCGGTCGAAACTTTCCAAACCGAAACGCTCACTGCTTTCGCGCCCGTCACCGACTGTGGTGTCGATAATTTGATGGCCTAGGCGCTTAGCTGTTTCTTCAATCAGTTTGACTTTGTGAGCGTGCAAGTCCATCGCTAGCACCGTGCCTCGTCCTTCTAGTTTTTCAGCAATATGGGTCGTCTTTCCACCAGGTGCCGCACACATATCTAAGACCTTCATGCCCGGTTCGATTTGCAGCGCATAAGCCGGAAGCATCGAACTTTCATCTTGTATGGTAATAAAGCCTTTTTCAAACGTCTGTGTGCGCACTGGCTGTCCGCCTGTAACGATCAGGCATTCCGGAATAATTTTACTCGGTTCGGCACTGAGCCCTTCTGATTCGAGCATTTCAATGACTTGTTCTGGCGTCGCCTGGACGGTATTGACACGCACTGTCTGAAGCGGTGCTTTATTGTTTTCGAGCGCCATTTCACGGGCTGTCTGCATTCCGAATTGTTCAGACCAACGCTTGATCATCCATTCCGGGTGGCTTGTTTCGATGGATATTTTCTTAATTGGATCTGCAATTTCATTAAATGAACGCACGCCTTGTCGCTGAACGGAGCGCAAAATGCCGTTGACGACCGACCCAATGCCGCCATGCCCGCGCCGTTTGGCAATTTCTACGGCTTCGTTGATGACAGCGTGGAACGGGATACGGTCCAAATAGACGATTTGGTAGAGCGATAAGCGCAAAAGCGTCCGTACCCATGGATCGAGCTTTCCTTTAATATACGGTTCTAAATAATAATCCAAGGTCATTTGATGTTGCAGCGTACCGTATGTGATTTCCGTCAGCAAACCTTTATTTTTCGCGGAAATGCCATAGCTGTCCATCGTTGTATTCAGTAGGAGGTTGCTGTATGCCTGTTTGTTTTCCACAGCATAGAGAATCGACAATGCTGCATCTCTCACATTGCCGTGGATTTTCTTGTTTTTCATTCGAATCGATCTCCTACCTGTAATTTCGGGCCGCGCAAATAATCTTCAGCCGTCATGCGTTTTTTTCCAGCAGGTTGCAATTCCTTGATGGCAAGTGTCCCGTCACCAGTCTGAACAATGATGGCGTCTTTTGCTAGTTCGACAATTACACCCGGTGCTCCGCCTTTTTGGCTGTCAGAGATTTCTGACCACCATACTTTGATATTGGCGCCGTCAAACGTTGTGAATGCGACTGGCCATGGGTGCAAGCCGCGCACTTGGTTATAGATTTCATATGCGGATTTGTCCCAGTCAATGCGTTCTTGTTCTCTTGAAATATTGCGGGCAAACGTGACGCGCTCTTCGTCTTGCGGAATCCGTGGATTGGTGCCATCAATAATCGATGGCAAAGTCTCTTTCAACAAATCCATTCCCGCTGTACTCAGTTTTTCGAACATACTTCCCGTATGATCTGTATCTTCGATCGGCACAGTCGTTTGCGAGATAATATCTCCCGCATCCAAGCGGTCGACCATATACATGATCGTGACACCGGTTTCTTTTTTTCCGTCGATAATCGCTTGATGAATCGGCGCGCCGCCGCGGTATTCCGGAAGCAGCGAGGCGTGCACATTAATCGCGCCAAGTGTTGGGGCTTCGAGTATGGCGGTCGGCAAAATCTGCCCAAAAGCCGCCGTCACGATCAAATCCGGCTCAAGGTCAAGAATTTTTTGTGCCTGCTCAGGGTCTTTTAGTTTTTCCGGCTGATAGATTGGCAAGCCCAGTTCTAGCGCCTGTTCTTTCACCGGTGTCGGCGTTAGGATTTTCTTCCGGCCAACAGGGCGGTCAGGCTGTGTCACAACCGATACAATTGTATGCCCTTCTTCGACGAGCATTTTCAGAATAGGAGCCGAAAATGCCGGCGTCCCCATGAATACGATTTTGGTCAAAGCACATCCTCCTCTTCTTGCTGGCGGATCAGTTCATCCAATTCTTCCTGGGTCACGTATTTGTCGATTTTGCTCGTGAATAACACACCGTCCAAATGATCCATTTCATGGAGAATGGCACGTGCTTCATAACCTTCCGCTTCTAGTTCGTACCATGAACCATCGCGTTCTTGCGCTTTGATCTTGATCCGGCCGTGGCGTTCCACTTCACCGAATATGCCTGGAAAGCTCAAGCAGCCTTCGATATCCGTTTCCGTTCCTTCGAATAACGCCAGTTCCGGGTTGATCATTTCAATCGGTTCTTGCCCTTCCTGAAAATCGACGATTGCTACT
This is a stretch of genomic DNA from Planococcus maritimus. It encodes these proteins:
- a CDS encoding thiamine diphosphokinase produces the protein MIVVITAGGPADELPDLSLYEGALHIGVDAGVMTLLERGIEPAEAVGDFDSVTDSEYEKIRLAFPELERSPSEKDESDTELALKKAMDYNPETVIVAGVTGGRLDHYLAALQIVFAYQKSYPLVDFRVLNKQNRIRFMKPGTYQMKADNDFTYISFYPFSEEVSGFTIKGFKYPVKDERISFGSTRFTSNELAGDGTVSFTKGDLIVIESSD
- the rpe gene encoding ribulose-phosphate 3-epimerase, with translation MIKIAPSILAADFAKLGQEVQEVEKAGADWIHIDVMDGHFVPNITMGPIVVDALRPLTKLPLDVHLMIENADRYIEDFAKAGADYITVHVEACPHLHRTIQLIRSFGVKPGVVLNPHTPIETIQHVLEDIDLVLFMTVNPGFGGQKFIHSVVPKVAALSQLINDKGLSVEIQIDGGINEETIVPCAEAGANVFVAGSAIFGKEDRAQALQAIKKAGLGVIS
- the rsgA gene encoding ribosome small subunit-dependent GTPase A, with the translated sequence MPKGQIRKALSGFYYVLDEDGHRYVQCRGRGVFRNRQITPLVGDFVEYKADNDREGTILDIEERKNELVRPPIANIDQAILVFSAKQPDFHPLLLDRFLVAVESFDIQPVICLTKTDLMSESERTALDRYADEYRTIGYEVIESFIDDPSLQARLMPVLEGKTSVLAGQSGVGKSTLLNTILPSLKLKTDDISQALNRGKHTTRHVELISVNGGLLADTPGFSSFDFEQLDKEQLSACFPEMEERSGGCKFRECLHLNEPKCAIKKAVETGDIPEYRYKHYLKFLEEIMNRKPRYSHD
- the pknB gene encoding Stk1 family PASTA domain-containing Ser/Thr kinase; protein product: MLIGKRINGRYKVLEAIGSGGMSNVYLAHDMILDRDVAIKVLRYDFNNEEELRRRFKREALSSTSLGHPNIVSIFDVGEDNDLPYLVMEYVPGDTLKEYIIKHSPVEPERAVEIMSQLASALAHAHHNHIVHRDIKPQNVLVDEDGNVKISDFGIAMALSATSYTQTNSVLGTVHYLSPEQARGGMANKKSDIYSLGIVMYELLTGKLPFSGESAVAIALKHLQTDTPSLKASVPDLPQSLENIVLKATAKNPQYRYASADEMAQDLATALTPERLSEPKFAVPVDEGETRAMPAIKDSGTYEQADATKTMALPIKEEKQEPKKSAKKKKRKKTPIILSIVAFLVLAGLITVFAFPGLFEPKQVAVPDVSEMEREAAHEELTAAGFVVAEESEQFSEEVEENHVIRTIPEAGKMRDLESSISLFISKGKETAEFDDFVGSSLEQAQQVLEGTNFASPDVREEFSDEPPGTILSQNPAAGTEVVISETAVEFVVSKGPDLREVEDLSGYGEAELNEYARSSGFNIRIVREEESDSVEAGLVLSQNVAGGEMLEVGSTIEVVLSSGSAELPVKTYVETVEIPYEPAEPAEEGEEPVEQTIRVYIEDQNQSMVEPVEEFTITEATDHQLDMQIVEGGSASYRIVRDATIILEKTVSYEDAD
- a CDS encoding Stp1/IreP family PP2C-type Ser/Thr phosphatase, translated to MLQYVIESDTGRKREINEDRVAVHRRSDGLLLVLVADGMGGHNAGDVASRMTVDELGARFMDANAEQFRSADEKTAWLSEQVLQVNRAVYEHSITHRECKGMGTTLIAALIEGEDCVLCHIGDSRAYMIGESMAQVTRDHSYVNVLVDNGEITQEQAEDHPKKNWILRSLGTEPDIEREMHHFSLAGISYFLVCTDGLSNKLSERDISSIVRSKASLSQKGKAMVALANDLGGEDNISFVLLTALGEEV
- the rsmB gene encoding 16S rRNA (cytosine(967)-C(5))-methyltransferase RsmB, whose amino-acid sequence is MKNKKIHGNVRDAALSILYAVENKQAYSNLLLNTTMDSYGISAKNKGLLTEITYGTLQHQMTLDYYLEPYIKGKLDPWVRTLLRLSLYQIVYLDRIPFHAVINEAVEIAKRRGHGGIGSVVNGILRSVQRQGVRSFNEIADPIKKISIETSHPEWMIKRWSEQFGMQTAREMALENNKAPLQTVRVNTVQATPEQVIEMLESEGLSAEPSKIIPECLIVTGGQPVRTQTFEKGFITIQDESSMLPAYALQIEPGMKVLDMCAAPGGKTTHIAEKLEGRGTVLAMDLHAHKVKLIEETAKRLGHQIIDTTVGDGRESSERFGLESFDRVLVDAPCSGLGVIKRKPDIKYTKTPDDFERLQTIQLSLLDEAVKLLKPGGILVYSTCTIDTEENRGTAEKFMNTHPEMEQIPADLPKAFKSKGQGLVQVFPQDFGSDGFFIASFRKIDGIRAES
- the fmt gene encoding methionyl-tRNA formyltransferase; amino-acid sequence: MTKIVFMGTPAFSAPILKMLVEEGHTIVSVVTQPDRPVGRKKILTPTPVKEQALELGLPIYQPEKLKDPEQAQKILDLEPDLIVTAAFGQILPTAILEAPTLGAINVHASLLPEYRGGAPIHQAIIDGKKETGVTIMYMVDRLDAGDIISQTTVPIEDTDHTGSMFEKLSTAGMDLLKETLPSIIDGTNPRIPQDEERVTFARNISREQERIDWDKSAYEIYNQVRGLHPWPVAFTTFDGANIKVWWSEISDSQKGGAPGVIVELAKDAIIVQTGDGTLAIKELQPAGKKRMTAEDYLRGPKLQVGDRFE
- the def gene encoding peptide deformylase, producing MAIREIVKHPNEVLETACKKVTEFDRELAVLLDDMHDTMIEADGVGIAAPQVGVSLRVAIVDFQEGQEPIEMINPELALFEGTETDIEGCLSFPGIFGEVERHGRIKIKAQERDGSWYELEAEGYEARAILHEMDHLDGVLFTSKIDKYVTQEELDELIRQQEEEDVL